A segment of the Bradyrhizobium sp. CCBAU 53340 genome:
TCGAAGCCGCCCTTGCCGATCTCTGACAAAATCGTGTCTAGACCCTTGCCGATATTTTTCGCATCAGAGCCCGTAATGATGCCGTTCGCGGCAAGCATCGCAGCGTGGGCCTTGGATGCGGCAATGTCCTGGGCAAAGAGGTGACGATCGACGTCGATGGAGACGTTGATCTCTTCCATGATCTCGTCGGGACGTTCCGAGAACCGGCCGCCCCACATCTTGTTGCTCATGATCCCCTGCTCACGCCTTGCTTTGCCGCATGTTTGCTGGCCAAGACCAGCCGTATTATGAGGCCCCTGATAGCCATATCTGCGACCGGATGACAAACGATATGCTCGACCAAAAGCCCTCCGCCACGCGCCGGATCCCCATCGTCATCGCCACCGTGGTGGTCGGCGGCCTGGCCGGCTTCGCCGCGCTGTACGGGCTCGGCCTGAACCGGGCGCCCTCGGGCGATCCGACCTGCAAGCCGGCGGTGGCCACGGCCCAGAAGATCGCCCCGCTCGCCCATGGCGAGGTGGCCGCGCTGACCATGGCCAGCGCCCCCCTGAAACTGCCCGACCTCGCCTTCGAGGACGCGGACGGCAAGCCGAGAAGACTGTCGGATTTCCGCGGCAAGACGCTGCTGGTGAACCTCTGGGCCACCTGGTGCGTGCCGTGCCGCAAGGAAATGCCGGCGCTGGACCAGCTCCAAGCCAAGCTGGCAGGCCCGAATTTCGAGGTGGTGGCGATCAATATCGATACTCGCGACCCGGAGAAGCCGAAAAACTTCCTGAAAGAGGCCAATCTGACCCGGCTCGCCTACTTCAATGACCAGAAAGCCAAGGTTTTCCAGGATCTTAAGGCAATAGGCCGGGCCCTGGGCATGCCGACCTCGGTGCTGGTGGACCCGCAGGGCTGCGAGATTGCGACGATCGCGGGACCGGCTGAATGGGCGAGCGACGACGCGCTCAAGCTGCTTCGGGCGGCTTTAGGCCCGGCTGCCGCATCGCTCTAGCGATCTTCAGGCGGTAACGTTCAGATTGCCGCCGACGCCGGGGCCGACATTGGCAAGGGAAGGCTGACCGGCGCCCAGCAGCGTCAGGACGGTGGACTTCTCCATGTCCATGTTCTGCTTCGTCAGCGTCGCCGCGATATTCGACTGTAGCGCGCCTTGCTGAGCGGCCAGCATGGTGCTGACCATCGCCATCATGTCCATTACGCGAACCCTCGTACTGGGCGCACCCTAGGCGCGAGGGGTTAACGCGACATGAATCGTCAAACGGCGGGATGGGTGTGGTCCGTGTCCCGGACGCGGCGCGGCATGTAATGACGCATCGCAGAGCCGGGACCCATGCTTCAGTATGCGCGTGGCCCCTTGGGCCCCGGCTCTGCAGCGCATCGCTGACGCGCTCCGCGGCGTCCAGGGCACGGGACCGCCTCAGCGCGTCGGAACCGGCTTGGCGCCGCGGTAGTCGTAGAAGCCGCGCTGGGTTTTGCGACCGAGCCAGCCGGCCTCAACGTATTTCACCAGCAGCGGGCACGGGCGGTACTTGGAGTCAGCGAGCCCCTCGTGCAGCACCTGCATGATCGACAGGCAGGTATCGAGGCCGATGAAATCGGCAAGCTCGAGCGGGCCCATCGGATGGTGGGCGCCGAGCTTCATCGCCGCGTCGATCGCCTCGACGTTGCCGACGCCTTCGTACAGCGTGTAAATCGCCTCGTTGATCATCGGCAGCAGGATGCGGTTGACGATGAAGGCCGGGAAATCCTCGGAGACGGCGACCTGCTTGCCGAGCCTGGCGACGAATTCCTTGGACGCCTCGAAGGTGGAATCGTCGGTGGCGATGCCGCGGATCAGCTCGACCAGCTCCATCAGCGGCACCGGATTCATGAAGTGAATGCCGATGAAGCGCTCGGGCCGGTCGGTCGCTGCCGCAAGGCGGGTGATCGAGATCGAGGACGTGTCGGAGGCAACGATCGCTTCGGGCTTCAGCACCGCGCAGAGCTCGTGGAAGATCTTGCGCTTGACCTCTTCCTTCTCGACCGCGGTCTCGATCACGAGATCGCAATCGGCGAGGTCGTCGAGCTTCTCGGCCAGCGAGATGCGGGCCATCGCCTTGGCCTTGTCGTCCTCGGTGACGGCCTTCTTGGAGACCTGGCGCGCCAGATTGCCGTTGATGGTGGCCATGCCTGACTTGAGGCGGTCAGCCGAGACATCGTTGAGCACCACGTCGAAGCCGGCCAGGGCCGCGACATGCGCGATGCCATTGCCCATCTGACCCGCGCCGATCACGCCGACCTTCTTGATCACTGCCGCCATAATGTCATCCACCGGAACGGCGCGCATATCGCGCCCTGCCACATCCCCTGAGCCGGGAGGACCAATCTAACCAGAAACTCGATTAGATCAGAATCCTGGCTCGAAACCTAGATTGGATCGCTTCGAAGGCGCGCCCCGCGCCAAAGAAAACGCCTCAGAAATGAAACACCGGCCGGAGTTTATACCTCCGGCCGGTGTTTTTAAGCGTTTTACTTGCCGAGCTTGCCGAGTTCGGTCGTCAGCTCCGGAACCGCCTGGTAGAGGTCGGCGACCAGGCCGTAATCGGCCACCTGGAAGATCGGCGCGTCCTCGTCCTTGTTGATCGCGACGATCACCTTGGAGTCCTTCATGCCGGCCAGATGCTGGATCGCGCCGGAAATGCCCACCGCGACGTAAAGCTCAGGGGCCACGACCTTGCCGGTCTGGCCGACCTGCCAGTCGTTCGGCGCATAGCCGGCGTCGACCGCCGCGCGCGAGGCACCGACACCGGCGCCCAGCTTGTCGGCGAGCGGCTCGATGTACTTGGCAAAGTTCTCGCGGCTCTGCATGGCGCGGCCACCGGAGACGATGATCTTGGCCGAGGTCAGCTCGGGACGGTCGCTCTTGGCGACTTCCTCGCCGAGGAAGCTCGACAGGCCAGGATCGGCCACTGCTGCGACGCTCTCGACAGGTGCGCTGCCACCGGCACCGGCAGCGGCGAACGTCGAGGTCCGGACCGTAATGACCTTCTTGGCGTCCTTCGACTTCACGGTCTGGATGGCGTTGCCGGCATAGATCGGACGCTCATAGGTGTCGGGGGCGACGACCTTGATGATTTCCGAGACCTGCATGACGTCGAGCAGGGCGGCCGCGCGCGGCATCACGTTCTTGAAGCGCGAGGTCGCGGGCGCGACGATCGCGTCATAGGACGGCGCCAGAGAAACGATCAGCGCAGCCAGCGGCTCGGCCAGATCATGCGCGTAGGCCTCGCCTTCGGCGACCAGCACCTTGGCGACACCAGCGAGCTTCGAGGCCGCCTCGGCCGCAGCCTTGGTGCCCTGCCCGCCACCGGCGACCAGCACATGGACGTCGCCGCCGAGCTGGGATGCCGCGGTCAGCGCCTTGTTGGTGGAGTCCTTGAGGACCTCGTGTTCGTGTTCAGCAATCAGCAACGTGGTCATCAGAGCACCCCGGCTTCGTTCTTGAGCTTCGACACCAGCTCGGCGACGTCCTTCACCTTGACGCCGGCCTTGCGGCCCGCGGGCTCAGTCGTCTTCAGAACTTCGAGGCGCGCGGTGACGTCGACGCCGTAATCGGCGACGGCCTTGTCCGCGATCGGCTTCTTCTTGGCCTTCATGATGTTGGGCAGCGAAGCATAGCGCGGCTCGTTGAGACGGAGGTCGGTGGTGACGATCGCCGGTCCCTTGAGCTTGACGGTCTGCAGGCCGCCATCGACTTCGCGGGTCACCTTGAAGTCAGAACCTTCGACCTCGAGCTTCGAAGCGAAGGTCGCCTGCGACCAGCCGAGCAGCGCGGCCAGCATCTGGCCGGTCTGATTGCTATCGTCGTCGATTGCCTGCTTGCCGAGGATGATGAGGCCGGGCTGCTCTTCTTCAGCAACCTTCTTCAGGATCTTGGCGACGGCGAGCGGCTCGACGGTGCCTTCGGCCTTGACCAGGATGCCGCGGTCGGCGCCCATCGCAAGACCGGTGCGGATCGTCTCCGACGCCTGCGCAGGCCCGATGGAGACCACCACGACTTCGGTCGCCTTGCCGGCTTCCTTCAGACGCAGCGCTTCCTCGACGGCGATTTCGTCGAACGGATTCATCGACATCTTGACGTTGGCGAGTTCAACGCCCGATCCATCGCCCTTGACGCGGACCTTGACGTTGTAATCGACCACCCGCTTTACCGGCACTAAGACCTTCATCGATCCTCTTTCACTCAATTTGGGAGGGGGGTTATTCAACTGGCGCGGAACCTAAAGGCCTGATCCGGCCCGGTCAACGCGCGAAGGGCCTAATTTTAGCCCCCTGAAATGCTGATCTCAATGGTCAGCGATCTTGGGGTCAGCGATTCTGGCCCGGAACCCAGAGCACGTCGCCGGCGCCGTCATGGTTGGCGGCCCGGCTTGCCACGAACAGGAAGTCCGATAGGCGATTCATATATTGGATGCCAGCGGCACTGACGGGTTCGCCGGGCTGGGCCGCCAGTTCCACCATCACGCGTTCCGCCCTGCGGCAAATCGTGCGGACGACATGGAGGTAGGCGGCGGCCGGCGTGCCGCCCGGGAGCACGAAGGAGGTCAGCGGCGCGAGCTTGTCGTTGAGCGCGTCGATGTCGTGCTCGAGCCGCTCGACCTGGCTCGCCACCACCCGCAGCCGTTCCGCCTTGCCTTCGCGTTCGGGTACCGCAAGATCAGCGCCGAGATCGAACAGATCGTTCTGGATGCGGCCGAGCATCGCATCCAGCTCCGGGGCATCCTTGGTGTGAAGGCGCACCACGCCGATCGCGGCATTGGTCTCGTCGACCGTGCCGTAAGCCTCGATGCGCA
Coding sequences within it:
- a CDS encoding cob(I)yrinic acid a,c-diamide adenosyltransferase, which gives rise to MVVLNRIYTKTGDDGTTALGTGERRPKYDLRIEAYGTVDETNAAIGVVRLHTKDAPELDAMLGRIQNDLFDLGADLAVPEREGKAERLRVVASQVERLEHDIDALNDKLAPLTSFVLPGGTPAAAYLHVVRTICRRAERVMVELAAQPGEPVSAAGIQYMNRLSDFLFVASRAANHDGAGDVLWVPGQNR
- a CDS encoding electron transfer flavoprotein subunit alpha/FixB family protein gives rise to the protein MTTLLIAEHEHEVLKDSTNKALTAASQLGGDVHVLVAGGGQGTKAAAEAASKLAGVAKVLVAEGEAYAHDLAEPLAALIVSLAPSYDAIVAPATSRFKNVMPRAAALLDVMQVSEIIKVVAPDTYERPIYAGNAIQTVKSKDAKKVITVRTSTFAAAGAGGSAPVESVAAVADPGLSSFLGEEVAKSDRPELTSAKIIVSGGRAMQSRENFAKYIEPLADKLGAGVGASRAAVDAGYAPNDWQVGQTGKVVAPELYVAVGISGAIQHLAGMKDSKVIVAINKDEDAPIFQVADYGLVADLYQAVPELTTELGKLGK
- a CDS encoding 3-hydroxybutyryl-CoA dehydrogenase, with protein sequence MAAVIKKVGVIGAGQMGNGIAHVAALAGFDVVLNDVSADRLKSGMATINGNLARQVSKKAVTEDDKAKAMARISLAEKLDDLADCDLVIETAVEKEEVKRKIFHELCAVLKPEAIVASDTSSISITRLAAATDRPERFIGIHFMNPVPLMELVELIRGIATDDSTFEASKEFVARLGKQVAVSEDFPAFIVNRILLPMINEAIYTLYEGVGNVEAIDAAMKLGAHHPMGPLELADFIGLDTCLSIMQVLHEGLADSKYRPCPLLVKYVEAGWLGRKTQRGFYDYRGAKPVPTR
- a CDS encoding TlpA disulfide reductase family protein, coding for MLDQKPSATRRIPIVIATVVVGGLAGFAALYGLGLNRAPSGDPTCKPAVATAQKIAPLAHGEVAALTMASAPLKLPDLAFEDADGKPRRLSDFRGKTLLVNLWATWCVPCRKEMPALDQLQAKLAGPNFEVVAINIDTRDPEKPKNFLKEANLTRLAYFNDQKAKVFQDLKAIGRALGMPTSVLVDPQGCEIATIAGPAEWASDDALKLLRAALGPAAASL
- a CDS encoding putative motility protein; protein product: MDMMAMVSTMLAAQQGALQSNIAATLTKQNMDMEKSTVLTLLGAGQPSLANVGPGVGGNLNVTA
- a CDS encoding electron transfer flavoprotein subunit beta/FixA family protein — protein: MKVLVPVKRVVDYNVKVRVKGDGSGVELANVKMSMNPFDEIAVEEALRLKEAGKATEVVVVSIGPAQASETIRTGLAMGADRGILVKAEGTVEPLAVAKILKKVAEEEQPGLIILGKQAIDDDSNQTGQMLAALLGWSQATFASKLEVEGSDFKVTREVDGGLQTVKLKGPAIVTTDLRLNEPRYASLPNIMKAKKKPIADKAVADYGVDVTARLEVLKTTEPAGRKAGVKVKDVAELVSKLKNEAGVL